Genomic segment of Acidimicrobiales bacterium:
CGCCGCGTCGTCACCAACCTGTGCGTGCTCGACTTCGAGACGCCCGACCACCGCATGCGCCTGCGCTCGGTCCATCCGGGAGTGACGGTCGACGACGTCGTCGCCGCCACCGGGTTCGAGTTGGTGATCGACAACCCCGAAGAGTCGCGCCTTCCAACCGACGACGAACTACGGCTGCTCTACACCGTCATCGACCCCGAGGGCCGGCGCGAAACCGAAGTCCCGTCGTAGGTCATGCACCCCGCACTGCACACGCGCCTGTGCGACCTGCTCGGCGTGCAGTATCCGATCGTGCAGACGGGCATGGGCTATGTCGCCGGCGCCCGTCTCACCACCGCCACGAGCGCCGCGGGCGCGTTCGGCATCCTGGCCTCCGCGACGATGTCGTTCGACGAACTGCGCCGGGCCATCGACGAGGTGAAGGAGCGCACCGATAAGCCCTTCGGCGTCAACCTGCGCGCCGACCAAGCCGACGCCGCCGACCGTATTGACCTCATGATCAAAGCCGAGGTGCGTGTCGCGTCGTTCGCCCAGGCGCCGAGCGAGGCGTTGATCAAGCGGGCCAAGGACGGCGGCGTCGCCGTCATCCCGTCGATCGGCGCCAAGCGTCACGCGGAGAAGGTGGCGCAGTGGGGCGTCGACGCCGTGATCGTGCAGGGCGGCGAGGGCGGCGGCCACACCGGGTCCGTGCCGACGACGCTGTTGCTGCCCCAAGTGGTGGACACCGTCGACATTCCCGTCATCGCCGCCGGTGGGTTCTTCGACGGGCGCGGCCTCGTTGCCGCGCTGGCGTATGGCGCGTCGGGCATCGCCATGGGCACGCGCTTCCTGCTGACGTCGGACTCCACCGTGCCCGACGCGGTGAAGCAGGTGTACCTGTCCAAGGGCGTCACCGACACGCTCGTCACCACGCAGGTCGACGGCGTGCCGCACCGCGTGCTGCGCACCGAGTTCACCGAGGAACTCGACCAGACGAACGCGCTGACGTCGCTGCCGCGC
This window contains:
- a CDS encoding nitronate monooxygenase; protein product: MHPALHTRLCDLLGVQYPIVQTGMGYVAGARLTTATSAAGAFGILASATMSFDELRRAIDEVKERTDKPFGVNLRADQADAADRIDLMIKAEVRVASFAQAPSEALIKRAKDGGVAVIPSIGAKRHAEKVAQWGVDAVIVQGGEGGGHTGSVPTTLLLPQVVDTVDIPVIAAGGFFDGRGLVAALAYGASGIAMGTRFLLTSDSTVPDAVKQVYLSKGVTDTLVTTQVDGVPHRVLRTEFTEELDQTNALTSLPRAIRNAFAFKKLSGERWTDIVREGLANKRNQDLSWSQVVMQANTPMLLKEAMVDGRPDLGVMASGQVVGVIDDLPSCAEVVTRVMAEADAVLSRLAPQA